The stretch of DNA AAAGAACAGATGCCTAGGCGATTCAAAGATGTCGCTTACACAGCAAAGACTGTTTTTGCAATGCTAATCCCTCTCCTGCAAAACCGATCAGCTGTAGCAAGCTTCCTTTGGAGAGCTAACATAAGAGTAAACTTATGTCTAGACATAAGGAAAGGATCTTGAACTGCTCTATAACAAGCATGAGCAGGGAATCTAGGCCTAAGGAGATTGTAGGCTTTCCCAACAAAAAATTTGCCTTTGGTAGTGCAAGCGAGTAGCATAGCAATTGCCTTCTGCTTACTGCCACAGTGAGTGACCCAAATATCCCTAGCAGTGAGGACATTTCGAAGGCTCTCAGAGTGATATTCATGGATTTGTAAATCCCAGATGGAGTTAGTGGCTAAGAAATAGTGCCTAATCCAGGCAGTCCAGATAGAACCAGTTCCTTGTACAAAATGCCATAGCCACTTAAGCATATTGGCCTGATTCCAAATAGCAAGATTCTTAATCTGGAAGCCACCCTCAGACCAAGGACTGCAGATACTTGCCCAATCCTTAAAAATTAATTTCCTTTGGCCTTCCTGGTACCCCCAAAACAGTTGCTTGCATAACTTTGTAATGGTGGCACAAACATTCTGTGGTAAGAGC from Silene latifolia isolate original U9 population chromosome 10, ASM4854445v1, whole genome shotgun sequence encodes:
- the LOC141608356 gene encoding uncharacterized protein LOC141608356, with the translated sequence MYDPIILKVQHLVGSCAVKFLSYAGKTEVLNSMVYGLENFWCGSLLLPQNVCATITKLCKQLFWGYQEGQRKLIFKDWASICSPWSEGGFQIKNLAIWNQANMLKWLWHFVQGTGSIWTAWIRHYFLATNSIWDLQIHEYHSESLRNVLTARDIWVTHCGSKQKAIAMLLACTTKGKFFVGKAYNLLRPRFPAHACYRAVQDPFLMSRHKFTLMLALQRKLATADRFCRRGISIAKTVFAVKPKKHWRNKWFKCSIAAATYYIWMERNYRLFEGKERQAPCLIKDVKLCVHVLLLHKSPPTAHAEILEALNVYKISLSSLLFSSYACKNLM